One Drosophila willistoni isolate 14030-0811.24 chromosome XL unlocalized genomic scaffold, UCI_dwil_1.1 Seg142, whole genome shotgun sequence genomic window, GATAGACGAGCACGTAAATTGCTACCCAATCCGCTCTCGACATGAGCATTCATTTCCTTCTTGTAGATATTCAATACCAAACGCTCCGGATGGAAGGGCATATTGAACTCGTCAATCAGCACTCCGAGACGCCAGATTTCCTCATTCAATGCCTTGGACACTTTCTCCTCGACCTCTTCGACCATATTAtggattttcattttcatttctcgTGTCACCTGCATCATTTGTGTCTCGGTGCCCTGAATGCGTTCGGTCAATAGATTCTTTTGATCCTGTTTTAGATTACGAAATATGGTTATCCTCTCATAGATATTATCCAACATTGAACGCATATCGCCGGAAACACTTTTGCCGCGTGAGCTATGCTGTTGGAATTTCGTTTTTACGGCACTCTGTGAGATGCACTCCTCAAATTTACGCTCAAAGTCCTGGAACTCGAAATAACGTATCTGGAAGCCTTCGGCTATGGCACCCATATGTGGTGGATTACCCTTGGACTCTTCGATGCGTGCTTGCAGAGTCTCGCGTGCCGATACAAAGAAAACACGTTCCGCTGCCTCCTTTTCGTTGGTCACTTTCAGTTCCTTGGTCAGAAAGTCAATGCAACGTTCTGTATGCTGAGATTTAAcctaagaaacaaaaatattgttaattaaTGAGGGACACACAGAGCTGAATGAGTGAGACGAGTGACCTGGCAGGGGGGTACGAGCAACTAAAGAAatataaacttataatttgtttatcagAAAGTTTTAAAAAGCTAAATCTAAATTTTGGAAAGTCgagaaatttattaatttcaacCAATTTTACGACAACAAGGACGAAAGCTTTTATATGAAATGCATGAAACTATGTGGGATTTTCTTCTAGCTCATCATTGTTACCTTAGCCAAATCCTGAAGTCGTTGTTTATGTTTGGTGGGCGAAGAGGATACAAGaaataaaacgaaacgaaagacacaaaaaaaaaaaaagttttttcaacaaacaacaacaagaaacggGTCTCAGAGTAAAAGTGAAGGAAAATGGACATCAATATTATTACAAGGATACGCTacgaatatatgtacatatatacacacaaatacacacacacataccgaCTCTTGGCTTTCTGGTTCATTGGCCGAGGCATCCCAGCGATTGTTCAATATAAAGATATTCGGTTTGCTTAGCTTCTGTGAAACCGTGTGAAAGAATTGCTTTTCTGCTCTGGTCATGGTGGATTCAGCATTAAGGACAAGAACAAATACATCGGCATTAATGCAATGATTGTCAATCCAATCATCCAGATTTGCAGAGACATCCACACCAGGCGAATCGACAAAGACAACATCATCCCGCAAAAGACTGCAACGTTCGCGTGGCCAAAATATGCGAACCAAACTGCTCTCTGATAGCTTTTCCTGGGACAAGGCATTTGCCAGCTGTTTAATGTTCTATATAGAGTAGAAAGAGACGGCTACAGACTGTGGATTTTTACTGCAGAAGTTTTGCTTGAATTTACCACCACATTAAGCTTCTCATCGGAACCTTCTTTGATCAAATAGGCTTCGCCGCCATCACTGCCCTCCACCTGACAGAAGCAATTGGTTGTATGACCGATGCCACTTGGTAAGATTTTCTCCCTCAACATGGCATTGATCACTGAACTTTTGCCGTTCGATGTGCGTCCAAAGAACGCCACTTTCATGTGATCTCGTTGCAGGACCTCTCGTATGGCGGCGACTTTGTACACATAGCTTTCGAAGAGTTCTCGTTCGGCTTTATCCACAATTTCGGCATCTGAGTGCAAAGCTAAAATACAAAATCGATTGAAGTTTGATAAAATCGCAgtgtttgaaattttcttgcaCTTACCATTAATAAATGTTGTCGCCTCATTGACGTATTCCTCAATTTCACCATAAATGTCATTGATCTTCTTCTTGGCGCGCACAAATATCTGGAGAGGTGATTTGTCATTCGGTTGATATAGACGCGTTTCGGATACCATGGGATTCGGTTGAAAGTTGGCCGATGTTGATGAAGCCGATGGTTGTAAGGATAGATTGGGACGCGATGATGATAGGGAAGAGTCCAGGGTATCCGTCGATGAGGTATTATGATCGTCGTTGCCGTTGGGTGCCGTTTGGCCAGTGACCAGCGAAATGGTGCGATTCAAATAGGCCGCCATTTGATTTATCACAAGATgcaattataattttaaaaggGGGGgaagaagagaagagaagattttcatacaaaacaaaagGTATGCAGCCTTAAAACAGGTGTTCCAGGTGTAGCCTCTTCAGCTTCTTCTCTTCACCTCTGTTGCTCCTGCTCGGTAAGCGGTGAAGCAAACCAAAAcgtaaaataacaaaaacaaaaggacgTGCTGATGCAATAAAAAGCTCTCTCTTTCGGTCTCCCTGTTCTTCTATCTGCTCTCCTGCTTGCACTTGCACCTGGAGCCGAAGATTAtactttgtgtttttttatttttgtttttaatttttttgttttttttttatacttttgtGTTTAATAAATCAAGACCAAAAAAACTgtaatgaaataaaagaaaaaacaaaatattgacAAGTTTGTGTGAgcaccaaaaaataaaagtggaATTGAAtaatcataaataaaaatttagacAACgcaaatagaaagaaaaaaataagaacaaaTTGCGCTGCAACAAATTGTTAGACAGCTTATGCGAGGGAGAGAGAGGGCCTGATAAACGGTACGGCAAAAGTTTgcccaaaagaaaaacaaaaaattatttggtttttcatCATTCGGTGTGCGTAATCACTTATCAGCCCTTCTCCCCGCCTGCCGGCTGCCTCCTCTCTACCTGCTATAGTCAGCTACTGCTGCAACTAACCTGATTATTGCTTTCgctcattttttatttgtacaATACTTTGTTTTTCAATAAGTTTTGCTTAGCCGATCACTTTGCCAACTTTGTGTGTATGGGCCAGATTGTGCTCTGTGCTTTGCGAGAGAATTCCTTCGTTCCTGCGATTGCCTGTCAATGTATTAGCATTAGCATTGCCAGAAAGTTGCATTCGTATTAGTGCCGAAATGTTAATTATTACAACTATAACAATATCgttattgtttaattttatttttgtttttatgtaaCACGCGTTTGCATTTTAGTCTTTTTCCCCGCAACAACAAGTCAAATTAGTGTTGGTAAACGATTATCGATTTCAACGGCGCGCCACTGTGTTCGATAAGCTTTTACTTAGCCCTTTGCACTGGTTCTCAGCCTTCGCAttggtttttatacccttccaaaaaagtatattaattttggttattgaaatgaaattttcatgAAGGCTTTGGGGCTCCCATACATACTTtgttaattatatattttatgattCAAACTCCAATTTGTTTGTGAAATTTCGCTACGGTTTATTTCCAAATCtcttgtaatttttgtttcgtttgtcTTTGTCATTGCAAcgtattttgaaaaaactactctctaattgattttaaattatttattgttctgtttttttgtttcgttttctttACACTCgggttttcttgttgttgttgtggtttttgttttgtttgcataataaattatagttaaaattaaaaataaaaaaaaaatggtgtTGATTAGTTTTCAGCTTCTTCATCTTGTTGTTTCCgttgttgcttgttttttttttgtttttgttgttcttgtatTCCAGGAGCGGGGAGGGAGGAGATGGGGAGAAATTATAACTCTTCAAAATGTTAACAAAcagaatatgaaaattataattatacaaaattcaaGCTTACAGTGTAATTAAAtaacaaactaaataaaatgtataaatgtggTGGGGCTTATATTTTTTGACGGGAAGAGGAGTATAGAGAAGGCTTCGTGAAGGGAAAGGGAGGGTAGGGAAAATGCTAAACATAAGAAATCGGCGCAAACATATCGTCTCTCTCTGT contains:
- the LOC6644538 gene encoding transmembrane GTPase Marf isoform X1, producing MAAYLNRTISLVTGQTAPNGNDDHNTSSTDTLDSSLSSSRPNLSLQPSASSTSANFQPNPMVSETRLYQPNDKSPLQIFVRAKKKINDIYGEIEEYVNEATTFINALHSDAEIVDKAERELFESYVYKVAAIREVLQRDHMKVAFFGRTSNGKSSVINAMLREKILPSGIGHTTNCFCQVEGSDGGEAYLIKEGSDEKLNVVNIKQLANALSQEKLSESSLVRIFWPRERCSLLRDDVVFVDSPGVDVSANLDDWIDNHCINADVFVLVLNAESTMTRAEKQFFHTVSQKLSKPNIFILNNRWDASANEPESQESDLAKVKSQHTERCIDFLTKELKVTNEKEAAERVFFVSARETLQARIEESKGNPPHMGAIAEGFQIRYFEFQDFERKFEECISQSAVKTKFQQHSSRGKSVSGDMRSMLDNIYERITIFRNLKQDQKNLLTERIQGTETQMMQVTREMKMKIHNMVEEVEEKVSKALNEEIWRLGVLIDEFNMPFHPERLVLNIYKKEMNAHVESGLGSNLRARLSMALAMNVEAAQSEMTDRMHALVPNEQLLASSAKLAVRTQPFEMLYSLNCQNLCADFQEDLEFKFSWGIAAMIQRFTGKVRERSKKNQPALVNRQSSIGHSVVTPVSTPVETTPVCLLPTPGVGGITPEQLSVISRFAMSSIGSQGTVGGLVVAGIVLMKRYVLNTPEQLQMLKTIGWRVLVGVGALYGCIYLYERLSWTNSAKERTFKGQYVRHATKKLKMIVDLTSANCSHQVQQELSSTFARLCRTVDTATTDMNEELKTLESQLKILEANQKQLKLLRNKANYIQNELDIFEHNYIAPQ
- the LOC6644538 gene encoding transmembrane GTPase Marf isoform X4; amino-acid sequence: MAAYLNRTISLVTGQTAPNGNDDHNTSSTDTLDSSLSSSRPNLSLQPSASSTSANFQPNPMVSETRLYQPNDKSPLQIFVRAKKKINDIYGEIEEYVNEATTFINALHSDAEIVDKAERELFESYVYKVAAIREVLQRDHMKVAFFGRTSNGKSSVINAMLREKILPSGIGHTTNCFCQVEGSDGGEAYLIKEGSDEKLNVVNIKQLANALSQEKLSESSLVRIFWPRERCSLLRDDVVFVDSPGVDVSANLDDWIDNHCINADVFVLVLNAESTMTRAEKQFFHTVSQKLSKPNIFILNNRWDASANEPESQESVKSQHTERCIDFLTKELKVTNEKEAAERVFFVSARETLQARIEESKGNPPHMGAIAEGFQIRYFEFQDFERKFEECISQSAVKTKFQQHSSRGKSVSGDMRSMLDNIYERITIFRNLKQDQKNLLTERIQGTETQMMQVTREMKMKIHNMVEEVEEKVSKALNEEIWRLGVLIDEFNMPFHPERLVLNIYKKEMNAHVESGLGSNLRARLSMALAMNVEAAQSEMTDRMHALVPNEQLLASSAKLAVRTQPFEMLYSLNCQNLCADFQEDLEFKFSWGIAAMIQRFTGKVRERSKKNQPALVNRQSSIGHSVVTPVSTPVETTPVCLLPTPGVGGITPEQLSVISRFAMSSIGSQGTVGGLVVAGIMLKTIGWRVLVGVGALYGCIYLYERLSWTNSAKERTFKGQYVRHATKKLKMIVDLTSANCSHQVQQELSSTFARLCRTVDTATTDMNEELKTLESQLKILEANQKQLKLLRNKANYIQNELDIFEHNYIAPQ
- the LOC6644538 gene encoding transmembrane GTPase Marf isoform X3; translation: MAAYLNRTISLVTGQTAPNGNDDHNTSSTDTLDSSLSSSRPNLSLQPSASSTSANFQPNPMVSETRLYQPNDKSPLQIFVRAKKKINDIYGEIEEYVNEATTFINALHSDAEIVDKAERELFESYVYKVAAIREVLQRDHMKVAFFGRTSNGKSSVINAMLREKILPSGIGHTTNCFCQVEGSDGGEAYLIKEGSDEKLNVVNIKQLANALSQEKLSESSLVRIFWPRERCSLLRDDVVFVDSPGVDVSANLDDWIDNHCINADVFVLVLNAESTMTRAEKQFFHTVSQKLSKPNIFILNNRWDASANEPESQESDLAKVKSQHTERCIDFLTKELKVTNEKEAAERVFFVSARETLQARIEESKGNPPHMGAIAEGFQIRYFEFQDFERKFEECISQSAVKTKFQQHSSRGKSVSGDMRSMLDNIYERITIFRNLKQDQKNLLTERIQGTETQMMQVTREMKMKIHNMVEEVEEKVSKALNEEIWRLGVLIDEFNMPFHPERLVLNIYKKEMNAHVESGLGSNLRARLSMALAMNVEAAQSEMTDRMHALVPNEQLLASSAKLAVRTQPFEMLYSLNCQNLCADFQEDLEFKFSWGIAAMIQRFTGKVRERSKKNQPALVNRQSSIGHSVVTPVSTPVETTPVCLLPTPGVGGITPEQLSVISRFAMSSIGSQGTVGGLVVAGIMLKTIGWRVLVGVGALYGCIYLYERLSWTNSAKERTFKGQYVRHATKKLKMIVDLTSANCSHQVQQELSSTFARLCRTVDTATTDMNEELKTLESQLKILEANQKQLKLLRNKANYIQNELDIFEHNYIAPQ
- the LOC6644538 gene encoding transmembrane GTPase Marf isoform X2; the encoded protein is MAAYLNRTISLVTGQTAPNGNDDHNTSSTDTLDSSLSSSRPNLSLQPSASSTSANFQPNPMVSETRLYQPNDKSPLQIFVRAKKKINDIYGEIEEYVNEATTFINALHSDAEIVDKAERELFESYVYKVAAIREVLQRDHMKVAFFGRTSNGKSSVINAMLREKILPSGIGHTTNCFCQVEGSDGGEAYLIKEGSDEKLNVVNIKQLANALSQEKLSESSLVRIFWPRERCSLLRDDVVFVDSPGVDVSANLDDWIDNHCINADVFVLVLNAESTMTRAEKQFFHTVSQKLSKPNIFILNNRWDASANEPESQESVKSQHTERCIDFLTKELKVTNEKEAAERVFFVSARETLQARIEESKGNPPHMGAIAEGFQIRYFEFQDFERKFEECISQSAVKTKFQQHSSRGKSVSGDMRSMLDNIYERITIFRNLKQDQKNLLTERIQGTETQMMQVTREMKMKIHNMVEEVEEKVSKALNEEIWRLGVLIDEFNMPFHPERLVLNIYKKEMNAHVESGLGSNLRARLSMALAMNVEAAQSEMTDRMHALVPNEQLLASSAKLAVRTQPFEMLYSLNCQNLCADFQEDLEFKFSWGIAAMIQRFTGKVRERSKKNQPALVNRQSSIGHSVVTPVSTPVETTPVCLLPTPGVGGITPEQLSVISRFAMSSIGSQGTVGGLVVAGIVLMKRYVLNTPEQLQMLKTIGWRVLVGVGALYGCIYLYERLSWTNSAKERTFKGQYVRHATKKLKMIVDLTSANCSHQVQQELSSTFARLCRTVDTATTDMNEELKTLESQLKILEANQKQLKLLRNKANYIQNELDIFEHNYIAPQ